One stretch of Natronobacterium texcoconense DNA includes these proteins:
- a CDS encoding S8 family serine peptidase, producing the protein MAAVGASGGQAEATTSDEQVDASLADVDGETKEIVLRFGSADGLSSMSEDEAIAEMQRHAEVTQAEAIQRAEQTDGIEVKNDFWIANAVLLEVDPGEVDLKAFVEGTGAVDVHENFEVELVDDTNGTETTNSSDDESVTNESTDETANESADEPVSNESADETTNETVDSSDDESVSNESTSETANETADVGDEPADADEAATVTAENVTYGLEMINATDVWDEHGTQGTGAGVAVLDTGIEDAHPDLEIAPDNWQEFDASGDPVETEPNDGNGHGTHVSGTVVGPDDPDGDVPAYGVAPEAELYHGKVLDDAGGGSFAQIVAGMEWAVDDTDADVVTMSLGFDNYESEMLEPSENAREAGVVLVASIGNDGQGVSGSPGNVYPNFASGAVDENAEVASFSSGEVVETEHAYPDAPDYWPDEYVVPNAGAPGVNVLSAVPDGGYDDTYSGTSMSAPHKAGMFALMVSASDGEADREQLYEIVEDTAWQPEHADEDVNTEYGHGIVDAAAATELVVLDSGIDGTVTDTDGTAIEGATVELEDRTTNTDDTGQYSHIAAPGEYTVTADAFGYESASEGVTVEENETTTQDFELSDALDGEVAEYQPDGIEAGDELETTVTVANAETVTVDFEGDYDESDATLYVDGEQAEFGEAVDLDGPVSDDVTISVETTEDTEGELELENTFAGMGDEITVRTGSTTVFEEFVPVAVVDDDGFHGDDVVSALDEELPAMYDPGVTTSGEAMEDYEVIVVQSIDDTAAGDFIEETDGSDTGVVYLDQWGADSNGIPVHSDVMDDPEATFQDDFVVPPITYELNADHEIFEGVGEAGDSVDIHNAAFGDHTWFEGTDADVLAETGVQGAPVGDGFAVDDESATVYASSLGYTTFVGSADYTENADAILGNSVEYVASTEETESEEVLTFGDGEHVGPTNGTVDVELNTTADGVAGYETQVHFDADVLQVEDVEGVDMDDPITSIDNDEGTVSLAQAQANDVSEPTFAEIEFAITAETNGTDLVFDEEETYLNDAHGDLEIELVNGTVESAWLGDVNADGDVNTYDVTLTQQYLAGEEPTDTFHEDLADMNGNGEIGPGDVTMMLEQIVEA; encoded by the coding sequence ATGGCAGCCGTGGGAGCAAGCGGGGGTCAGGCGGAAGCGACGACGAGCGACGAGCAAGTCGACGCGTCGTTGGCCGACGTCGACGGAGAAACGAAAGAGATAGTCCTTCGCTTCGGAAGCGCTGACGGCCTCTCCTCGATGAGCGAAGATGAAGCCATCGCGGAGATGCAACGACACGCCGAGGTGACGCAAGCAGAGGCGATCCAGCGAGCCGAGCAAACGGACGGAATCGAAGTCAAGAACGACTTCTGGATCGCGAACGCAGTTCTTCTCGAGGTCGACCCCGGCGAAGTCGATCTGAAGGCGTTCGTCGAGGGAACAGGTGCCGTAGACGTCCACGAGAACTTCGAGGTCGAACTAGTCGACGACACGAACGGTACCGAGACGACCAACTCGTCGGACGATGAGTCCGTAACGAACGAGTCGACCGACGAAACGGCGAACGAATCGGCCGACGAACCCGTATCGAACGAATCAGCCGACGAAACCACGAACGAAACAGTCGACTCCTCGGACGACGAGTCCGTATCGAACGAGTCAACCAGCGAAACGGCGAACGAAACCGCTGACGTCGGTGACGAACCCGCTGACGCGGACGAAGCGGCGACTGTCACCGCCGAGAACGTGACCTACGGACTCGAGATGATAAACGCCACCGACGTCTGGGACGAACACGGTACCCAGGGGACCGGAGCCGGCGTTGCAGTCCTCGACACAGGAATCGAAGACGCTCATCCGGACCTCGAGATTGCTCCGGACAACTGGCAGGAGTTCGACGCGTCGGGTGATCCGGTCGAAACCGAACCGAACGACGGGAACGGCCACGGAACCCACGTGAGCGGTACTGTCGTCGGACCGGACGACCCTGATGGCGACGTTCCTGCCTACGGTGTCGCCCCCGAAGCCGAACTCTATCACGGCAAAGTACTGGACGACGCCGGCGGCGGTTCGTTCGCTCAGATCGTCGCAGGGATGGAGTGGGCCGTCGACGACACCGACGCCGACGTCGTGACGATGAGCCTCGGGTTCGACAACTACGAAAGCGAGATGCTCGAACCATCCGAGAACGCACGCGAGGCGGGCGTCGTCCTCGTGGCTTCGATCGGCAACGACGGCCAGGGCGTCAGCGGCTCGCCCGGTAACGTGTACCCGAACTTCGCGAGCGGTGCCGTCGACGAAAACGCGGAGGTCGCGTCGTTCTCGAGCGGCGAAGTCGTCGAGACCGAGCACGCCTATCCCGACGCACCCGACTACTGGCCCGACGAGTACGTCGTGCCGAACGCAGGTGCGCCCGGCGTCAACGTACTGAGTGCAGTGCCTGACGGTGGCTACGACGACACCTACTCGGGAACGTCGATGTCCGCCCCACACAAGGCCGGGATGTTCGCACTGATGGTCTCGGCGTCCGACGGTGAGGCCGACCGAGAACAGCTGTACGAAATCGTGGAAGACACCGCCTGGCAGCCAGAGCACGCCGACGAGGACGTGAACACCGAGTACGGCCACGGAATCGTCGACGCCGCTGCCGCAACCGAGTTGGTTGTCCTCGACAGCGGCATCGATGGCACCGTTACCGACACCGACGGAACGGCAATCGAAGGTGCGACCGTCGAACTCGAAGACAGAACGACGAACACCGACGACACCGGCCAGTACAGTCACATCGCCGCACCAGGCGAGTACACCGTCACCGCCGATGCGTTCGGCTACGAGAGTGCGAGCGAAGGCGTGACGGTCGAAGAAAACGAGACGACGACTCAGGACTTCGAACTGAGTGACGCACTTGACGGAGAGGTCGCCGAGTACCAACCTGACGGTATCGAAGCCGGTGACGAACTCGAGACGACCGTCACCGTCGCGAACGCCGAAACGGTGACCGTCGACTTCGAGGGTGACTACGACGAATCGGACGCAACCCTCTACGTCGACGGCGAGCAAGCCGAGTTCGGCGAAGCGGTCGATCTCGACGGTCCCGTCTCCGACGACGTCACGATCAGCGTCGAGACGACCGAAGACACCGAGGGCGAACTCGAACTCGAGAACACGTTCGCCGGCATGGGCGACGAGATTACGGTTCGGACCGGCTCGACGACGGTCTTCGAGGAGTTCGTCCCGGTCGCCGTCGTCGACGACGACGGCTTCCACGGAGACGACGTCGTGAGCGCTCTGGACGAGGAACTCCCAGCGATGTACGATCCCGGTGTGACCACCTCCGGAGAAGCGATGGAGGACTACGAGGTAATCGTCGTACAGAGCATAGATGACACCGCTGCCGGTGATTTCATCGAAGAAACTGACGGAAGCGACACCGGCGTCGTCTACCTCGACCAGTGGGGTGCCGATAGCAACGGGATTCCCGTTCACTCCGACGTGATGGACGATCCGGAAGCAACGTTCCAGGACGATTTCGTCGTACCGCCGATCACCTACGAACTGAACGCGGATCACGAAATCTTCGAGGGCGTCGGTGAGGCCGGTGACTCGGTCGATATCCACAACGCGGCTTTCGGCGACCACACCTGGTTCGAGGGAACCGACGCCGACGTGCTCGCTGAAACCGGCGTTCAGGGAGCTCCCGTCGGAGACGGCTTCGCCGTCGACGACGAGAGCGCGACGGTGTACGCCTCGAGTCTGGGCTACACGACGTTCGTCGGAAGTGCTGACTACACGGAAAACGCCGACGCGATCCTCGGAAACTCGGTCGAGTACGTCGCTTCGACTGAGGAAACGGAGTCCGAAGAAGTGCTCACGTTCGGCGACGGCGAACACGTCGGTCCAACGAACGGCACGGTCGACGTCGAACTCAACACGACTGCCGACGGCGTCGCTGGCTACGAGACGCAGGTCCACTTCGACGCAGACGTGCTTCAGGTCGAAGACGTCGAAGGCGTCGACATGGATGATCCAATAACTTCCATCGACAACGATGAGGGGACGGTTTCGCTCGCGCAGGCACAGGCCAACGACGTGTCCGAGCCAACGTTCGCCGAAATCGAGTTCGCTATCACTGCCGAGACCAACGGAACCGATTTGGTCTTCGACGAGGAGGAAACCTACCTCAACGACGCTCACGGCGACCTCGAGATCGAACTGGTCAACGGGACAGTCGAGTCGGCCTGGCTGGGTGACGTCAACGCAGACGGCGACGTCAACACCTACGACGTCACGCTGACCCAGCAGTACCTCGCCGGCGAAGAACCGACCGACACGTTCCACGAGGACCTCGCCGACATGAACGGCAACGGCGAAATCGGCCCCGGCGACGTCACGATGATGCTCGAGCAGATCGTCGAGGCCTAA
- a CDS encoding cohesin domain-containing protein, which yields MTTKSNRTRLLVIAAIIGLAVATMAVGVQAAGELPTTTDDETVTLELLDEDDETVTLAVTSNKADVAGFQANVSYASDDTTVKHFEFGDIGGWSNNNTNQDGYVYLTESTTGDNSVDEPTLATITFAVDGDADFDLVEDDTSVSDGDGQPITGSDDGDDGGGGAAPGGGGVGGASGDDSSSDDGEDGTDDSDENDDSEASDDEDESDDDSSDTDSDDETETQTEETTTSEESDSDDDGIPGFTVVGAVVAGVIGLLCLVTVRRHR from the coding sequence ATGACAACGAAATCGAATCGAACCAGATTGCTCGTCATCGCTGCGATCATCGGTCTCGCAGTGGCGACGATGGCAGTAGGTGTACAGGCGGCCGGGGAGTTACCGACTACCACGGACGACGAGACGGTCACACTCGAGTTGCTAGACGAAGACGACGAGACCGTCACGCTCGCGGTGACTTCGAATAAAGCGGACGTCGCCGGCTTCCAGGCGAACGTGAGCTACGCCTCAGACGACACTACAGTAAAGCACTTCGAATTCGGCGATATAGGTGGGTGGAGCAACAACAACACTAATCAGGATGGATACGTGTACCTCACCGAATCGACGACCGGCGACAACAGCGTCGACGAACCGACGCTCGCGACGATCACGTTCGCCGTCGACGGCGACGCCGACTTCGATCTGGTCGAGGACGACACGTCGGTCTCCGACGGTGACGGACAACCGATCACGGGGAGTGACGATGGCGACGACGGTGGCGGCGGAGCAGCGCCGGGCGGTGGCGGTGTCGGCGGTGCCAGCGGTGACGACTCGAGTAGTGACGACGGCGAAGACGGAACCGACGACAGCGACGAGAACGACGACTCGGAAGCCAGTGACGACGAAGACGAGAGCGACGACGACTCGAGTGACACCGACAGCGACGATGAAACTGAGACCCAGACAGAAGAAACGACCACGAGTGAGGAATCGGACTCCGACGACGACGGCATTCCAGGCTTCACCGTCGTCGGAGCGGTCGTAGCAGGGGTGATCGGGCTCCTCTGTCTCGTCACAGTGCGCCGCCATCGCTGA
- a CDS encoding helicase C-terminal domain-containing protein produces the protein MNPDRIFEAFPAPSYRGNQESALQDIRDAFAAGNDVVLVRAPTGSGKSLLARAVAGCARTVDEAEPSEGSGAYYTTPQVSQLDDVASDDLLADLNVIRGKSNYTCILPDERNTPVNQAPCVRERGYDCSVKHRCPYFSDRAIASNREIAAMTLAYFMQTAGSEVFRTRDVVVVDEAHGLAEWAEMYATIQLGPRTVPFWDDLRVPEIDDLERAVRYAENLEQTCTRRKDDLLSQESLSPAEVRERDRLQELIGELDWFVSDYRDPQSPTTWLVDQSEPSSDDEKKEGGSLTIKPMNPEKYLQHTVWDRGNKFALLSATILNKDAFCRQVGLNPDNVALVDVGHTFPVENRPLYDVTQGKMTYEHRDETIPKIARTIVRIMQNHPDEKGLVHAHSYAIQERLADLLRDFGVGDRIRTHDRDNRDADLEAWKASDGSDVFLSVKMEEALDLKGDLCRFQVLCKAPFLNTGDSRVAHRLEEGQWAWYYRTALRTVIQACGRVIRAPDDHGATYLADSSLLDLFDRARTDMPDWFEQQVDRMSRPELPAFEPQTAMSNTDPGTNDRSTTSDANTSQSGRSRRSSSRSSGSKSSPLADVWDTDG, from the coding sequence GTGAACCCCGACCGGATCTTCGAGGCGTTTCCCGCGCCCAGTTACCGCGGGAACCAGGAGTCGGCCCTCCAGGACATTCGGGACGCGTTCGCGGCCGGTAACGACGTCGTCCTCGTGCGTGCGCCGACCGGCAGCGGCAAGTCCCTGCTCGCGCGGGCCGTCGCCGGCTGTGCCCGCACCGTCGACGAGGCCGAACCCAGCGAGGGCTCGGGTGCCTACTACACGACCCCACAGGTCTCGCAACTCGACGACGTCGCGTCTGACGACCTGCTCGCCGACCTCAACGTGATCCGCGGGAAATCGAACTACACCTGCATCCTGCCGGACGAGCGGAACACGCCAGTGAACCAGGCCCCCTGCGTCCGCGAGCGCGGGTACGACTGCTCGGTGAAACACCGCTGTCCGTACTTTTCCGACCGGGCGATCGCATCGAATCGTGAAATCGCGGCGATGACGCTCGCCTACTTCATGCAGACTGCCGGCAGCGAGGTCTTCCGGACACGCGACGTCGTCGTCGTCGACGAAGCCCACGGCCTCGCTGAGTGGGCCGAAATGTACGCCACCATCCAGCTTGGCCCCCGGACGGTGCCGTTCTGGGACGACCTCCGAGTTCCCGAAATCGACGACCTCGAGCGAGCCGTCCGCTACGCCGAGAACCTCGAACAGACTTGCACCCGCCGGAAGGACGACCTGCTCTCCCAGGAGTCACTCTCGCCCGCGGAGGTCCGCGAACGGGATCGACTCCAGGAACTGATCGGTGAACTCGACTGGTTCGTCTCCGACTATCGCGACCCCCAGAGCCCGACGACGTGGCTGGTCGACCAGTCCGAGCCCTCGAGCGACGACGAGAAGAAGGAAGGTGGCTCGCTGACGATCAAGCCGATGAACCCCGAGAAGTACCTCCAGCACACCGTCTGGGATCGGGGCAACAAGTTCGCGCTGCTGTCGGCGACTATCCTCAACAAGGACGCCTTCTGTCGGCAGGTCGGCCTGAACCCCGACAACGTCGCGCTGGTCGACGTCGGCCACACTTTCCCCGTCGAGAACCGGCCGCTGTACGACGTCACCCAGGGGAAGATGACCTACGAGCACCGCGACGAAACGATCCCGAAAATCGCTCGCACCATCGTCCGAATCATGCAGAACCATCCCGACGAGAAGGGACTGGTCCACGCCCACTCTTATGCCATTCAGGAGCGACTCGCGGACCTCCTCCGTGACTTCGGCGTCGGCGACCGCATCCGAACCCACGACCGGGACAACCGCGACGCCGACCTCGAGGCGTGGAAGGCAAGCGACGGCTCTGACGTCTTCCTCTCGGTGAAGATGGAGGAAGCACTGGACCTGAAGGGTGACCTCTGTCGGTTCCAGGTCCTCTGCAAGGCCCCCTTCCTCAACACTGGCGACTCGAGGGTCGCCCACCGACTCGAAGAGGGACAGTGGGCCTGGTACTACCGAACCGCGCTTCGGACGGTCATCCAGGCCTGTGGGCGCGTGATTCGGGCACCCGACGACCACGGCGCGACGTATCTGGCGGACTCGAGTCTGCTCGATCTGTTCGACCGCGCCCGGACCGATATGCCGGACTGGTTCGAGCAGCAGGTCGACCGGATGTCCAGGCCGGAGCTACCGGCCTTCGAGCCCCAGACAGCGATGAGTAACACGGACCCGGGTACGAACGACCGCTCGACTACTTCGGACGCGAATACGTCCCAGTCCGGTCGGTCGCGTCGCTCGTCGTCTCGATCTTCGGGCTCGAAGTCGAGCCCGCTCGCGGACGTCTGGGATACAGACGGCTAG
- a CDS encoding GNAT family N-acetyltransferase, with translation MTTARELSPADAPELTALYEDYEWWEDREVADVRSALAETEVAIGVEDDGDLVAAARVVTDYTYYTTVYDVIVAADRRGEGLGDVLMNAVVDHPDLQSVPRLTLFARSGLVPFYESVGFEVFDQTVDVPDVEGSTEELQWMVYPRDDS, from the coding sequence ATGACGACCGCTCGAGAGCTTTCGCCCGCAGACGCGCCGGAACTGACCGCCCTCTACGAGGACTACGAGTGGTGGGAAGACCGCGAGGTCGCCGACGTTCGCTCGGCGCTCGCAGAGACCGAGGTCGCGATCGGCGTCGAAGACGACGGCGACCTCGTCGCCGCCGCTCGAGTGGTGACTGACTACACCTACTATACGACCGTATACGATGTCATCGTCGCGGCCGACCGCCGAGGAGAGGGGCTCGGTGACGTTCTCATGAACGCGGTCGTGGATCACCCGGATCTCCAGTCCGTCCCCCGACTCACCCTGTTCGCCCGGAGCGGTCTGGTGCCGTTCTACGAGTCGGTCGGCTTCGAGGTCTTCGACCAGACAGTCGACGTTCCGGACGTGGAGGGTAGTACAGAGGAGTTGCAATGGATGGTGTATCCTCGAGACGATTCCTAA
- a CDS encoding DUF7561 family protein yields the protein MAKDSCDGCGRTVTVAGGIANIWTFGQDDGSEGSAITLEFEDGTDHLLCYPCMEVLPDNPTAEDVERLEEVDAETSRLAEP from the coding sequence ATGGCAAAGGACTCCTGTGACGGCTGTGGCCGAACCGTGACCGTCGCCGGCGGCATCGCCAACATCTGGACGTTCGGCCAGGACGACGGCAGCGAGGGGTCGGCGATAACCCTCGAGTTCGAGGACGGCACGGACCACCTGCTCTGTTATCCCTGTATGGAGGTCCTGCCGGACAACCCGACCGCCGAGGACGTCGAGCGACTCGAGGAAGTCGACGCGGAGACGTCGCGACTCGCCGAGCCCTGA
- a CDS encoding YkgJ family cysteine cluster protein produces the protein MEVNCEGCAGCCLDWQPLLAELTDERTVSDSSRGPLHSGEKGRPPLDDDPNFVALTRDEVRGFLEAGMAAALTPRFWYARDDAEGVSIDGYEVAAVSGRPVFFVGLRKPPKPVAPFGREEPTWLPACVFLDPETLQCRIHEDDLFPAECGAYPAHNLALEHETECERVEAAVGGERLLEDDVETTPEDLLLGSQAIGEKLFCHPRPEGLEGTIGRVAQGELATADRAECLAVAAASSPGTLAISEYHYEWGKERALDDESESWVGPAIGEWNERAEAGVEPTPELGDAVEEARGAPTTPGWELTSDEYGSDTIEETGSDEQ, from the coding sequence ATGGAGGTGAACTGCGAGGGTTGCGCGGGCTGTTGTCTCGACTGGCAGCCGCTGCTCGCGGAGTTGACCGACGAACGCACCGTAAGCGACTCGAGCCGTGGACCCCTTCATAGCGGCGAGAAGGGGCGGCCGCCGCTGGACGACGATCCGAACTTCGTCGCGCTGACTCGCGACGAGGTCAGGGGGTTTCTCGAGGCAGGAATGGCGGCCGCGCTGACGCCGCGGTTCTGGTACGCCCGCGACGATGCCGAAGGTGTCTCGATCGACGGTTACGAGGTCGCCGCCGTTTCCGGCCGGCCGGTCTTTTTCGTCGGCCTGCGAAAGCCGCCGAAGCCGGTCGCCCCGTTCGGTCGCGAGGAACCGACGTGGCTGCCGGCCTGCGTCTTCCTCGACCCCGAAACCTTGCAGTGTCGGATCCACGAGGACGACCTGTTTCCCGCGGAGTGTGGGGCCTATCCCGCTCACAATCTCGCGCTCGAGCACGAGACCGAGTGCGAACGCGTCGAAGCGGCCGTCGGCGGGGAACGGTTGCTCGAGGACGACGTCGAGACGACGCCGGAGGATCTCCTGCTTGGCTCGCAGGCGATCGGCGAGAAACTGTTCTGTCATCCCCGGCCAGAGGGCCTCGAGGGGACGATCGGTCGGGTCGCCCAGGGGGAACTCGCGACGGCCGACCGCGCGGAGTGTCTGGCCGTCGCCGCCGCCTCGAGTCCCGGCACGCTCGCGATTTCGGAGTATCACTACGAGTGGGGGAAAGAACGGGCGCTCGACGACGAGAGCGAGTCGTGGGTCGGACCGGCAATCGGGGAGTGGAACGAGCGAGCGGAGGCCGGAGTGGAGCCGACGCCCGAACTGGGTGACGCCGTCGAGGAAGCGCGTGGAGCACCGACGACGCCAGGGTGGGAACTCACCAGTGACGAGTACGGTAGTGACACAATCGAGGAGACCGGCAGCGACGAGCAGTAG
- a CDS encoding DUF5786 family protein, protein MSMGAYDEDEHERREHQSSRVDADFDDERTIYHGEVEYDSGDSAEELLDQFEKIKSN, encoded by the coding sequence ATGTCAATGGGTGCCTATGACGAAGACGAGCACGAGCGACGTGAACATCAGTCTTCGCGCGTTGATGCGGACTTCGACGACGAGCGGACTATCTATCACGGCGAAGTAGAGTACGATTCCGGCGACTCTGCCGAGGAACTCCTCGACCAGTTCGAGAAGATCAAGTCCAACTGA
- a CDS encoding DUF5784 family protein, protein MAQPLRFRYSPESWSEQRVRREILQPLRSNIGARAVSPEYEIGADWTTHRFEMKNGDVALFAHSGDDAYWMGNTETPSSLWRTDKFGWDEVPYHVSRWAQRELLATLYENDPWLADYPYISWFFLPVFMSKDGRESTRAFFREHAAGFPDAGRRETTRFFEEFLQTGVLDEYRHVMSGKLGTSDHVDRVRMSAAMGEFIAAKILTDADYEIVPEIEVTTGHSLDFRAKDGETNRLVEVTRPQPPQNRSAAGPVAAVRDTAETKTNGQLAKHGGGATLFVDCSSFRDDNWAAVRGEQPDVRHRPAVVYRARPNGHVEGYRKGSVPIELDDAIDFFD, encoded by the coding sequence GTGGCACAGCCGTTGCGCTTTCGCTACTCGCCCGAGAGTTGGAGCGAGCAGCGAGTCAGACGAGAGATTTTACAGCCGCTCCGGTCGAACATCGGAGCCCGTGCAGTTTCGCCGGAGTACGAAATCGGTGCCGACTGGACGACCCATCGTTTCGAGATGAAAAACGGCGACGTCGCCCTGTTCGCCCACAGCGGCGACGACGCCTACTGGATGGGGAACACCGAAACACCCTCCTCGCTGTGGCGAACCGACAAGTTCGGCTGGGACGAAGTCCCCTATCACGTCTCGCGGTGGGCCCAGCGGGAACTGCTCGCGACCCTCTACGAGAACGACCCGTGGCTCGCCGACTACCCGTACATCTCGTGGTTCTTCCTCCCCGTATTCATGTCCAAGGACGGCCGCGAGTCGACGCGTGCGTTCTTCCGGGAACACGCCGCCGGCTTCCCCGACGCCGGTCGACGCGAGACGACCCGCTTCTTCGAGGAGTTTCTCCAGACCGGCGTCTTAGACGAGTACCGACACGTCATGTCCGGCAAACTCGGGACCAGCGACCACGTCGATCGGGTCCGGATGAGCGCCGCCATGGGCGAGTTTATCGCGGCGAAGATCCTGACCGACGCCGACTACGAGATCGTTCCCGAAATCGAGGTGACGACCGGCCACTCGCTGGACTTCCGGGCCAAAGACGGGGAGACGAACAGGTTAGTCGAGGTGACCCGACCTCAGCCGCCGCAAAACCGCAGCGCGGCAGGCCCCGTCGCCGCTGTCCGGGACACCGCCGAGACGAAGACGAACGGACAACTCGCCAAACACGGCGGCGGTGCGACGCTGTTCGTCGACTGCTCGAGTTTCCGTGACGATAACTGGGCGGCGGTCAGGGGCGAACAGCCCGACGTCCGTCACCGGCCGGCCGTCGTCTACCGTGCCCGACCGAACGGCCACGTCGAAGGCTACCGGAAGGGATCGGTGCCGATCGAACTCGATGACGCGATCGACTTTTTCGACTGA
- a CDS encoding chemotaxis protein CheC codes for MEIDIHSLKTYNELAKEGAESAASALSELTDIETRVEVTDVSLLSAADLQYEFDGREFAGVKVGSGEPLSGETVLVFDGEGRETITNNLVPSADREMTESAILEVGNIMVNGFVSGWANHLDASVDISPPDYVEGTGIGVLPETRPESNEYAFVFRNRVEAVDDSVGFYMLLFPEIASLERILENRTNGGIPREKLEVFTEMTERGATKAANNVTAMTDLSTGVEVNRLSFVPIADIPAHVSDDRRVGTAVEYTGTPSGYLGILFDPAAARTAVDALLSVESEGEWTDKERSALEELCNVIASGFIDGWANVLETSIRHSPPEFIADMGSSIMSPIIADIARTEEYAFMLDSTIRTGESETLQCQLFALPQSGELETALEELLVKRAGETDADPDAVF; via the coding sequence ATGGAAATCGACATCCACTCCCTGAAGACGTACAACGAACTCGCGAAAGAGGGCGCGGAATCAGCCGCGAGCGCACTCTCGGAACTGACGGACATCGAAACCCGCGTCGAAGTGACTGACGTGTCGTTGCTGTCGGCGGCCGACCTCCAGTACGAGTTCGACGGACGGGAGTTCGCTGGCGTCAAAGTCGGCTCGGGCGAGCCGCTCTCCGGGGAGACCGTACTGGTCTTCGATGGCGAAGGTCGAGAGACGATCACGAACAATCTCGTCCCCAGCGCCGACCGAGAGATGACCGAAAGCGCGATCCTCGAGGTCGGCAACATCATGGTCAACGGCTTCGTCAGCGGGTGGGCCAACCACCTCGACGCGAGTGTCGACATCTCGCCGCCCGACTACGTCGAGGGGACGGGGATCGGCGTCCTCCCCGAGACTCGGCCCGAATCGAACGAGTACGCCTTCGTCTTCCGGAATCGCGTCGAAGCCGTCGACGACAGCGTCGGCTTCTACATGCTCCTGTTTCCCGAAATCGCTTCGCTCGAGCGGATCCTCGAGAACCGGACGAACGGCGGCATCCCACGCGAGAAACTCGAGGTGTTCACCGAGATGACCGAGCGAGGTGCGACGAAAGCCGCCAACAACGTCACGGCCATGACGGACCTCTCGACGGGCGTCGAGGTAAACCGGCTGAGTTTCGTCCCGATCGCGGATATTCCCGCCCACGTCAGCGACGACCGGCGGGTCGGTACCGCCGTCGAGTACACCGGGACGCCCAGCGGCTATCTCGGAATTCTGTTCGATCCGGCGGCCGCCCGGACCGCCGTCGACGCGTTGCTGTCGGTCGAAAGCGAAGGCGAGTGGACCGACAAGGAACGAAGCGCACTCGAGGAACTCTGTAACGTGATCGCCAGCGGCTTCATCGACGGCTGGGCGAACGTCCTCGAGACGTCGATCAGACACTCGCCGCCGGAGTTCATCGCGGACATGGGCTCGTCGATCATGAGTCCGATCATCGCCGATATCGCACGGACCGAGGAGTACGCGTTCATGCTCGACTCGACGATTCGAACCGGCGAGAGCGAGACGCTGCAGTGTCAACTGTTCGCGCTCCCCCAGAGCGGTGAACTCGAGACGGCACTCGAGGAACTGCTCGTCAAGCGTGCCGGCGAGACTGACGCGGATCCGGACGCCGTTTTCTAG
- a CDS encoding chemotaxis protein CheD, with protein MAGTTPIQVGISEYDFSTDDRPLVTNGVGSCVVIVLVDDAGSVSGMLHFMLPKARVTPNGDSDTDAKFADTGLDAMLAAFEAHGGRPTRAWAKLAGGASMFEFDGFDVPIGEQNIEAARDGLESRNIPVRGSDLGGNEGRQVTFEPATGELVVRTADGGTRRL; from the coding sequence ATGGCCGGAACTACGCCCATCCAGGTCGGTATCTCGGAGTACGACTTCTCGACGGACGACCGTCCGTTAGTGACGAATGGGGTAGGATCGTGTGTGGTCATCGTCCTCGTCGACGACGCGGGGTCGGTAAGCGGAATGTTGCACTTCATGCTACCCAAGGCGCGGGTAACGCCGAACGGCGACTCCGATACCGACGCGAAGTTCGCCGATACCGGACTCGACGCGATGCTCGCTGCCTTCGAAGCACACGGCGGTCGGCCGACGCGAGCGTGGGCCAAACTCGCCGGCGGTGCCAGCATGTTCGAGTTCGACGGCTTCGACGTCCCGATCGGCGAACAAAACATCGAGGCGGCACGCGACGGCCTCGAGTCGCGAAACATTCCCGTTCGCGGTTCCGACCTCGGCGGCAACGAGGGGCGACAGGTCACGTTCGAACCGGCGACGGGAGAGCTGGTAGTCAGGACCGCAGACGGGGGAACCCGTCGACTCTGA
- a CDS encoding DUF5789 family protein, protein MLLNGTGEVIDDYEYPATTDELIETHGDRVLELPNGSEQVGDVLARLESETFETPEDARFAIYAAVSDKAVGRVGYSDRDPTPVGSPYKPDAVSF, encoded by the coding sequence ATGCTCCTCAACGGCACCGGCGAGGTCATCGACGACTACGAGTACCCCGCGACCACCGACGAACTGATCGAGACGCACGGCGACCGCGTTCTCGAACTCCCGAACGGCTCCGAACAGGTCGGTGACGTACTCGCTCGCCTCGAATCCGAGACGTTCGAAACCCCCGAAGACGCTCGGTTCGCAATCTACGCCGCAGTGAGCGACAAGGCAGTCGGCCGCGTCGGATACAGCGACCGCGACCCGACGCCGGTCGGCAGCCCGTACAAACCCGACGCAGTGTCGTTCTAG